The Candidatus Eremiobacterota bacterium genome has a segment encoding these proteins:
- a CDS encoding glycosyltransferase family 9 protein has product MGKKILIIHLAGGLGDLLLSTALLEPLRHHFPRSSVTMMVRDELREAVEGHPALDGVIGVPGGNLKGWGNLSRRAEALRKESFDTGIVLWSRVEEAWLLFLSGIPTRVGQDSRLFYSFLYTHRVRVRSEHHDTTSHWVDIMLDYARILGCEAEAPEVAIHVDGKSEERAGAILARAGWDGSSPLIGFHVGKGLPLDEKRWPVNFFAGLADAVAGRFGGRVLLTGSGMERGLVNAVATLMKQKPLNIAGETSIKELAAVISRCQVFVCPDSAPMHLAAAMKVPTVGIFALASDFPSRWRPYGTEYEVVLPPGRRCAKKCVKEHCNDFSCYHDIPVADVLDAIERLTGKRRKFNQVP; this is encoded by the coding sequence ATGGGGAAAAAGATTCTTATTATCCATCTTGCGGGAGGACTGGGCGATCTTCTGCTCTCCACGGCGCTCCTTGAGCCTCTCAGGCATCATTTTCCCCGCTCGTCAGTTACCATGATGGTGCGTGATGAGCTCAGGGAAGCTGTGGAAGGCCATCCAGCCCTCGACGGCGTGATAGGTGTCCCGGGGGGGAACCTGAAAGGGTGGGGAAACCTCAGCCGCCGGGCTGAAGCCCTCAGGAAGGAGAGCTTTGATACAGGCATTGTGCTCTGGAGCAGGGTGGAGGAAGCGTGGCTGCTCTTTCTCTCAGGCATTCCCACGAGGGTCGGCCAGGACTCCAGGCTTTTTTACAGCTTTCTCTATACCCACCGGGTCAGGGTCAGATCGGAGCATCACGATACCACGAGCCACTGGGTTGATATAATGCTTGATTATGCAAGGATACTGGGCTGTGAGGCTGAGGCACCTGAAGTGGCCATCCATGTTGACGGAAAATCAGAAGAGCGGGCGGGTGCCATACTTGCCCGCGCAGGATGGGATGGAAGCTCACCGCTTATAGGCTTTCACGTCGGCAAGGGGCTCCCTCTCGATGAGAAACGTTGGCCTGTCAACTTTTTCGCGGGCCTGGCCGATGCAGTCGCCGGGCGCTTCGGAGGCAGGGTCCTTCTGACCGGCAGCGGCATGGAGAGGGGACTTGTGAATGCCGTGGCCACCCTTATGAAGCAGAAGCCCCTTAATATTGCAGGCGAGACCTCTATCAAGGAGCTCGCGGCGGTAATTTCCCGCTGCCAGGTCTTTGTCTGCCCCGATTCGGCTCCCATGCACCTTGCTGCGGCGATGAAGGTGCCCACGGTAGGAATCTTCGCCCTTGCAAGCGATTTTCCCTCAAGATGGCGGCCTTATGGAACGGAATACGAGGTCGTTCTCCCCCCGGGCAGACGCTGCGCGAAAAAATGCGTGAAAGAGCACTGCAATGACTTCTCCTGTTACCATGACATACCGGTGGCTGATGTGCTTGACGCCATTGAGAGGCTCACGGGCAAAAGGAGGAAATTTAATCAAGTCCCCTAA
- a CDS encoding NYN domain-containing protein: MEHANTLALFIDFDNIALGFENRKKKFDIAKVLERLVEKGKIIVKRAYSDWARYPDQKRDLHEAAIELIEIPKRSRVGKNSADIRLVVDAMDLSYSKEHIDTFVIMSGDSDFSPLVSKLKENGKHVIGISLKESASNLLISNCDEFIFYEDLDLPKDIPSGIIKDLPENKKEAYQLLIDSVVALMRENKEIIYSSMVKDTIKRKKPSFTESAHGYRTFSDLLKDAERRGVLQLSGDSRSRTLIITGFGKSS, from the coding sequence GTGGAGCATGCAAACACGCTTGCCCTTTTTATTGATTTTGACAACATCGCCCTTGGTTTTGAAAACCGGAAGAAAAAGTTTGATATTGCCAAAGTTCTTGAGCGCCTTGTGGAGAAAGGCAAGATAATCGTCAAGAGAGCCTATTCAGACTGGGCCCGCTACCCTGATCAGAAAAGGGATCTCCATGAAGCGGCCATTGAGCTCATTGAGATCCCGAAACGCTCAAGAGTAGGCAAGAACTCTGCCGATATAAGACTTGTTGTTGACGCGATGGACCTTTCTTATTCCAAGGAGCACATTGACACCTTTGTCATTATGTCAGGCGACAGCGATTTTTCGCCCCTGGTGAGCAAGCTCAAGGAAAACGGGAAACACGTAATCGGCATCAGCCTTAAGGAGTCAGCGTCGAACCTGCTCATCTCCAACTGCGACGAGTTCATCTTTTACGAGGACCTGGACCTGCCCAAGGATATCCCTTCTGGAATAATCAAGGACCTGCCCGAGAACAAGAAGGAGGCCTACCAGCTCCTTATCGACTCCGTCGTCGCCCTTATGAGGGAGAACAAGGAGATCATCTACTCCTCGATGGTCAAGGACACCATAAAGAGAAAGAAGCCGTCATTTACCGAGTCGGCTCATGGGTACAGGACTTTCAGCGATCTACTCAAGGACGCCGAAAGAAGGGGAGTGCTCCAGCTCTCAGGGGATTCCCGCAGCAGGACCCTCATCATCACCGGATTCGGCAAATCCAGCTAG
- a CDS encoding tetratricopeptide repeat protein, with amino-acid sequence MAAFEGLREIHREPLSLLEGGQPREAAEYLSRLLKKRKITPIERAFLYFHLARAYGRLARFNEAERCLRLAISHCTPGAPEELVALYQEQALLWYRRNHLTRARRALARSALLLKGLERTAPFARYLHYRGLCFSKASLRVEAMESLKQSLALYRALELPAEQSQVLDTMGMIFTEMGQVEEALGHYQESLRLKEREGDEYGIAITLGNLGRCSLQNMEFRKAIDFFQKDLALCEKLQDSHGLMVMCNNLGRAFTSLKETGKASGYLERSLSMAREAGNEIWSAINEKDIAYNHLSSSELGEASGKLTGALETFRRFDARPLVAEALKIHAIVLRAEGRFEESMKRFHEALELYQGLSIPFQTAEVLFQIGLLYHRMNDKPQAVSYLEKAIEIAEKLNAQWLLQKFESLLAELHEGEWLRLCLKRYVGEDLVDTVLSETFQTGKRMRATVLFLDLKPGRLFFERALAEEVVSLFNDYFSRFSEIIARESGTVEGFIAQEMMAYFGVTGHSDDNALHAVRSGCRIMEASLQLAQARERRDLPVPGIAVGINTGEVYAGNVGTYLRMQFKVTGSTVNLASRILHKARAGQVLLSESAFCEVRDHVTANPLKPLVLKGVREEQPVWDVDWKSTIKWASP; translated from the coding sequence ATGGCTGCTTTTGAAGGTCTCAGAGAAATTCACCGGGAGCCCCTGTCCCTTCTTGAAGGGGGGCAACCCCGGGAGGCCGCTGAATATCTTTCACGCCTGCTGAAAAAGAGGAAAATCACTCCCATTGAGAGAGCCTTCCTGTATTTTCACCTTGCGAGGGCTTACGGGAGACTGGCCCGTTTCAATGAAGCCGAGAGATGTCTCCGTCTGGCCATCAGCCACTGCACACCCGGGGCCCCGGAGGAGCTGGTCGCCCTGTATCAGGAGCAGGCTCTCCTGTGGTACAGGAGAAACCATCTCACGAGAGCCCGGAGAGCCCTTGCCAGGAGCGCTTTGCTGCTGAAAGGCCTGGAGAGAACAGCACCCTTTGCAAGATACCTCCATTACCGCGGCCTTTGCTTCTCCAAAGCCTCCCTGAGGGTTGAGGCCATGGAGAGCCTGAAGCAGTCCCTCGCGCTCTACCGCGCACTGGAGCTCCCGGCCGAACAGTCCCAGGTCCTTGATACCATGGGGATGATCTTCACCGAGATGGGGCAGGTCGAGGAGGCCCTCGGCCATTACCAGGAATCACTCCGCCTCAAAGAGCGGGAAGGCGATGAATACGGAATTGCCATCACCCTTGGAAACCTGGGGAGATGCTCTCTTCAGAACATGGAATTCCGCAAGGCGATTGATTTTTTTCAGAAGGACCTTGCGCTCTGCGAAAAGCTGCAGGACTCCCATGGCCTCATGGTGATGTGCAATAACCTCGGGAGAGCTTTCACCTCCCTGAAGGAGACCGGCAAGGCCTCGGGGTACCTAGAGAGGAGCCTTTCAATGGCCCGCGAGGCAGGAAACGAGATATGGAGCGCAATCAATGAAAAGGACATCGCCTATAATCATCTCAGCTCGAGCGAGCTCGGTGAGGCATCGGGGAAGCTGACCGGCGCCCTCGAGACCTTCCGGCGCTTTGATGCGAGGCCGCTCGTGGCCGAGGCCTTGAAAATCCATGCCATAGTGCTCAGGGCTGAAGGCCGCTTTGAAGAAAGCATGAAACGCTTCCACGAAGCGCTTGAGCTCTATCAGGGGCTTTCCATCCCGTTTCAGACTGCCGAGGTCCTTTTTCAGATCGGCCTGCTCTATCACAGGATGAATGACAAGCCTCAGGCAGTGTCCTATCTGGAAAAGGCGATAGAGATAGCAGAAAAACTCAATGCTCAATGGCTTTTGCAGAAATTTGAGAGTCTCCTTGCCGAATTGCACGAGGGAGAATGGCTCAGGCTCTGCCTGAAGCGTTATGTCGGCGAAGATCTCGTCGATACGGTGCTCTCAGAAACTTTTCAAACAGGAAAAAGGATGAGAGCAACGGTACTCTTCCTTGACCTGAAGCCGGGAAGGCTCTTTTTCGAGAGGGCTCTCGCCGAGGAGGTAGTCTCCCTCTTTAACGATTATTTCAGCAGGTTCTCCGAGATTATAGCCAGGGAGAGCGGGACAGTGGAAGGATTCATCGCCCAGGAGATGATGGCCTATTTCGGCGTGACGGGGCACTCCGATGACAACGCCCTTCATGCAGTGAGAAGCGGCTGCCGTATCATGGAGGCCTCTCTTCAGCTTGCCCAGGCCCGTGAGAGAAGGGATCTCCCCGTTCCCGGCATCGCCGTGGGCATCAACACCGGAGAGGTTTACGCCGGCAACGTGGGCACCTATCTCAGAATGCAGTTTAAAGTCACGGGAAGCACCGTGAATCTGGCTTCCAGGATTCTCCACAAGGCCAGGGCGGGGCAGGTGCTTCTGAGCGAAAGCGCGTTCTGCGAGGTGAGAGACCATGTCACGGCGAATCCCCTCAAGCCTCTGGTATTGAAAGGGGTCAGGGAAGAGCAGCCCGTGTGGGATGTTGACTGGAAGAGCACGATTAAATGGGCATCCCCGTGA
- a CDS encoding 3-hydroxyacyl-ACP dehydratase FabZ family protein, with protein MAARLIYDLAALDLSRTEIPIEEIRKINQQRFDMEQLSGIFTIDRQNKFIIGYKDVSDSEFWVKGHVPGRPIFPGVLIIEAAAQLCTYFYKIALNDDPRRFLGFGGLDKVKFRGTVLPGDRLILIAKNTELKSRIAIFETQGVVKGKVVFEGIITGMPI; from the coding sequence ATGGCAGCCAGACTCATTTATGATCTCGCAGCTCTCGATTTATCCAGAACGGAAATCCCCATCGAGGAGATCCGGAAGATCAACCAGCAGCGCTTCGACATGGAGCAGCTCTCGGGGATCTTCACCATTGACCGGCAGAACAAATTCATCATAGGCTACAAGGACGTCTCTGACAGCGAGTTCTGGGTTAAAGGTCATGTTCCGGGACGCCCCATTTTCCCCGGGGTCCTCATCATCGAGGCCGCTGCGCAGCTCTGCACTTATTTTTATAAGATCGCCCTCAACGACGATCCCAGGAGGTTCCTCGGCTTTGGTGGCCTCGACAAGGTGAAGTTCCGCGGCACCGTCCTTCCCGGTGACAGGCTCATACTGATAGCAAAGAACACGGAGCTGAAGAGCAGGATCGCTATCTTTGAAACCCAGGGCGTGGTAAAAGGCAAAGTGGTATTTGAGGGCATCATCACGGGGATGCCCATTTAA
- a CDS encoding phosphate propanoyltransferase, whose product MDEDLKIPISISARHIHLTKEHVATLFGKDARLTVKAPLSQPGQFACNETVSLTGPRSTIQNVRVLGPERKESQVEISRTDEFALGIDAPVRLSGDTSGTPGIRLIGPAGEVALDHGVIQAKRHIHMTPPDAQRFGVEDGECVMVKVGGERGIVYDDVIVRVSNDFMLDMHVDTDEANAAELRQGAGGILIKGPTMVRPDGVQ is encoded by the coding sequence ATGGATGAAGATCTGAAAATCCCCATCAGCATCAGCGCCCGCCACATCCATCTCACGAAGGAGCATGTGGCGACTCTTTTCGGAAAAGACGCACGCCTCACGGTGAAGGCCCCTCTCTCACAGCCCGGCCAGTTCGCCTGCAACGAGACTGTCTCGCTTACAGGGCCCAGAAGCACCATCCAGAACGTGAGGGTCCTGGGCCCTGAAAGGAAGGAGTCGCAGGTCGAGATATCAAGAACCGACGAGTTCGCCCTCGGGATAGATGCTCCTGTCCGCCTCTCCGGGGACACCTCTGGAACGCCCGGCATCAGGCTCATCGGGCCCGCCGGCGAGGTGGCCCTTGACCACGGGGTCATTCAGGCGAAGCGCCACATCCACATGACTCCCCCGGACGCGCAGCGTTTTGGCGTGGAGGACGGGGAATGCGTGATGGTGAAGGTAGGCGGCGAGCGGGGCATTGTCTATGATGACGTGATTGTTCGTGTCAGTAATGATTTTATGCTTGACATGCATGTAGATACTGACGAGGCAAATGCCGCCGAGCTCCGCCAGGGTGCAGGCGGCATTCTCATCAAAGGCCCCACGATGGTGAGGCCCGACGGGGTCCAGTAA
- a CDS encoding glycosyltransferase family 1 protein, with the protein MKIGIDASFLARDTRGMGRATRSIVARMLGLFNHEFYFIMVKHKSDEKSIQKHFPEKKLDFMTVKDSRISMLDVIWFPWSRIDFFPSARRAVTIHDLAPYRYSHKRKGSEGYNDRKRIKEACEAADMIITPSDFSRSEICTFLEIPQEKIEVIPHGVEEIFKPQELEREKAAQYLDRFSKGLPYILFVGNVEKRKNIDVLLYAFEKAKKEYTFPHKLIVAGKCPGTLVGSNGTTGWSRKLLSRIGIPKKTTKNSIVSLVEKLSVKEDVVWLGEVTDEDLLALYNLAKLFVFPSFYEGFGLPILEAMACGVPCIVSEIPPFVEVAQDAVAYFDPKNAADLAEKMWLIISDSDLTAKMRKRGFEQAQKYQWDVSAHKHIKVLEELR; encoded by the coding sequence TTGAAGATAGGAATTGATGCCTCTTTTCTTGCACGGGACACAAGGGGAATGGGAAGGGCTACCCGCAGCATAGTCGCCCGGATGCTTGGCCTGTTCAACCACGAGTTTTATTTCATAATGGTCAAGCATAAATCTGATGAGAAAAGTATTCAAAAGCACTTCCCCGAGAAGAAGCTCGATTTCATGACCGTAAAGGACTCCAGGATTTCCATGCTCGATGTCATATGGTTTCCCTGGAGCAGGATAGATTTTTTCCCTTCGGCACGGAGAGCCGTGACCATTCATGACCTGGCCCCTTATCGCTATTCGCACAAGAGAAAGGGAAGCGAAGGCTATAACGACAGGAAAAGGATCAAGGAGGCCTGCGAGGCCGCCGACATGATAATCACCCCGTCGGATTTCTCACGGAGCGAGATTTGCACGTTCCTTGAGATACCGCAGGAGAAGATTGAAGTGATCCCCCATGGAGTCGAGGAGATCTTCAAGCCCCAGGAGCTGGAGAGGGAGAAGGCAGCGCAGTACCTTGACCGCTTCAGCAAAGGGCTCCCCTATATTCTCTTCGTGGGCAACGTGGAAAAGCGGAAGAACATTGATGTGCTCCTCTATGCCTTTGAAAAGGCGAAGAAGGAGTATACCTTTCCTCATAAGCTTATCGTGGCGGGAAAATGCCCGGGGACCCTCGTGGGAAGCAACGGCACAACGGGATGGTCCCGGAAGCTCTTGTCCCGTATCGGGATCCCAAAGAAAACCACGAAAAACTCAATTGTATCGCTGGTGGAGAAGCTCTCCGTAAAAGAGGATGTGGTGTGGCTGGGGGAAGTGACTGATGAAGACCTTCTGGCCCTCTACAACCTGGCGAAGCTCTTTGTCTTTCCCTCCTTTTATGAAGGCTTCGGCCTCCCGATCCTGGAGGCGATGGCGTGCGGCGTGCCATGCATAGTCTCGGAAATACCTCCATTCGTGGAAGTGGCCCAGGATGCCGTGGCATACTTTGATCCCAAGAATGCCGCCGATCTCGCCGAAAAAATGTGGCTCATCATCTCAGATTCGGACCTCACGGCGAAGATGAGGAAGAGAGGATTTGAACAGGCTCAGAAGTACCAGTGGGATGTCTCGGCTCACAAGCATATCAAGGTCCTGGAGGAGCTCCGCTAA
- a CDS encoding Crp/Fnr family transcriptional regulator — MPLFSELGSKELEDLEGIAVSTRFHKGEYIFFQGEEGGAFFIIISGKVKIVRDSPSGREITLAALSRGDSFGELSLLDGKSRSASVVAISKAEVLVIFRGDFEEYLRTHPEVAIKLLTVYAGRLRDANRRIEDLACHSVRGRLAQMMLDSVAGNGVICEEGVVFQLPSSHKEIASQLGTSRETVSRTLAALCNEGFIRMMKSQVTVPCLESLRSLVL, encoded by the coding sequence GTGCCCCTTTTCTCAGAGCTCGGCAGCAAGGAACTGGAGGATCTTGAGGGAATCGCCGTCTCAACAAGGTTTCACAAAGGGGAGTATATTTTTTTTCAGGGAGAAGAGGGGGGCGCTTTTTTTATAATTATCTCGGGAAAAGTGAAGATTGTAAGGGACTCTCCCAGCGGGAGGGAGATCACCCTCGCCGCCCTTTCAAGGGGGGATTCCTTCGGCGAACTCTCGCTTCTGGACGGGAAGTCCCGCTCAGCATCGGTCGTGGCCATTTCCAAGGCGGAGGTGCTCGTGATTTTCCGCGGTGACTTTGAAGAATACCTGCGCACTCATCCTGAGGTGGCTATAAAGCTTCTCACCGTGTATGCAGGCCGCCTTCGTGATGCCAACAGGCGGATTGAAGACCTGGCATGCCATTCGGTGAGGGGGAGGCTTGCCCAGATGATGCTTGACAGCGTGGCGGGAAATGGAGTGATATGCGAGGAAGGCGTCGTTTTTCAGCTTCCCTCTTCACATAAGGAGATCGCCTCGCAGCTTGGCACAAGCCGCGAGACTGTCTCGAGAACTCTTGCCGCCCTCTGCAATGAGGGATTTATCAGGATGATGAAGAGCCAGGTGACCGTACCCTGCCTGGAATCGCTCAGGTCACTTGTGCTGTGA